The DNA sequence TGCCGGCGATTGCGTGCTGGCCGGGCAAGATTTCCCCGGGAACGGTTTGTGATCAGACCACGATCAGTATCGATGTCATGCCCACAATTCTGGAACTGACCCGGGCCCGTGTTCCCCAGGGACATCAACTGGACGGCGTGAGTCTGGCGGGATTGTTAACCGCACAAAAGCAACTACCGTCACGAAAAATATACTGGGACTACCGTGGTAATTCGGCGGTACGGCAGGGACCCTGGAAACTGGTTCTGAATCAGAATCGGAAATCGCCAGTGGAACTGTTTAACCTCAGTGAAGACCTATCCGAATCAATGAATCTGGCTGAGCAGCAGCCAGAACGTGTAAACAGCCTGCGGGCAGCTTTCGAGGTCTGGAAAAAGGATGTCACCCAGACCGCAACACCACAACCGGCTAAATAAACGATCCTCTTACTGGAGTCTCTGATGTATCGACTGATTTTGTGTTTCACTCTGCTGCTTACCTGCTCGCTGACTGTATCTGCAGAGGCAGATGATCTGCTCCAGGCAGGAGCGGCGAAAGTGAATATCAACCCGCCGAAGTATCCGGTTTCGATGGTAGGCAGTTTTCAGGATCGACAGGCGACAGGGGCCCATGACACATTGCATGCACGGGCACTGGTCTTAAAAAATGGTGACACGCGGGTGGCGTTTGTGGTCTGTGATATCTGTCTGATTTCGCGGGAGATCTTTGATGCTGCGAAAGCAATCGCCTCTCAGAAAACCGGGATCCCCACCAGCCACATGCTGACCTCCGCGACACACACGCACACCGCTCCCGCAGTGACGCCACTGGCACAATGCAAGCCGAGTCCCGAATACGTGCAGTTCCTGACGGAAAGTATTGCCCAGTCGATTATTGAAGCCAATTCACGCCTCACGTCCGCGCAGATAGCCTGGGCCGTGGTGCCGGAACCGGCTGAGGTGAATAATCGACGCTGGTATGTCAAAGAGGGGGGAATCAGGCCGAATCCGTTCGGTAATACGACCGATAAGGTGCGGATGAATCCGCCCCGGGGCAGTGACTTGTTGATCAAACCGGCGGGGCCGACCGACCCGGATATCTCGATCTTGTCGGTACAACACGCCGACGGGCGTCCGCTGGCTCTGCTGGCGAATTACTCGCTGCATTATGTAGGAGGACTGCCGCCGAATCAGGTGTCGGCTGACTATTTCGGTGAATTCGCCCGTCAGATCAAGGAACGACTGGGGGGCGATGAGACCTTTGTCGGCATTATGTCCAACGGTTCCAGTGGCGATATCAATAACATCAATTTCAGAGAACCGCGTCCACGGGCCGGCGTGTTTGAACGCATCACCGCCGTTGCGAAAGTGATCGCGGATCGAACGTATCGGGCGGTCAAGGATCTCAAGTACCGCCGGGATGTACCGCTGGCGATGGAAGAACGCACACTGGATCTGGGAATTCGGAAGCCGAATGCGGAAGAAGTGAAATATGCGAAATCGCTGCTGGCGGCTGCGAAAGACCCAGAGAAGTTGACGACCAATGAAGTCTATGCTCAGGAGACAGTGAATATTGATCAGTGGCCCGGGAGTGTGAATCTGAAACTACAGGCCTTGCAGATTGGCGATTTGGGGATCGTCGCGATTCCCTGCGAAGTATTTGCAGAGATCGGGCTGGAAATCAAACAGAAAAGTCCGCTCAAGCCAACCTTTGTGATTGCCCTGGCCAACGGCTATAACGGTTATCTGCCGACGCCGGAACAACACATCCTGCAAGGCTATGAAACCTGGCGGTCGAGCTGGAGCTATCTCGAAGTGGATGCTTCGGTCAAAATCACCGAACAGGTACTGTCGATGTTGAAACAAGTGGATCA is a window from the Gimesia benthica genome containing:
- a CDS encoding neutral/alkaline non-lysosomal ceramidase N-terminal domain-containing protein; the protein is MYRLILCFTLLLTCSLTVSAEADDLLQAGAAKVNINPPKYPVSMVGSFQDRQATGAHDTLHARALVLKNGDTRVAFVVCDICLISREIFDAAKAIASQKTGIPTSHMLTSATHTHTAPAVTPLAQCKPSPEYVQFLTESIAQSIIEANSRLTSAQIAWAVVPEPAEVNNRRWYVKEGGIRPNPFGNTTDKVRMNPPRGSDLLIKPAGPTDPDISILSVQHADGRPLALLANYSLHYVGGLPPNQVSADYFGEFARQIKERLGGDETFVGIMSNGSSGDINNINFREPRPRAGVFERITAVAKVIADRTYRAVKDLKYRRDVPLAMEERTLDLGIRKPNAEEVKYAKSLLAAAKDPEKLTTNEVYAQETVNIDQWPGSVNLKLQALQIGDLGIVAIPCEVFAEIGLEIKQKSPLKPTFVIALANGYNGYLPTPEQHILQGYETWRSSWSYLEVDASVKITEQVLSMLKQVDQKQE